The following proteins are encoded in a genomic region of Opitutus sp.:
- the rfbG gene encoding CDP-glucose 4,6-dehydratase, which translates to MSFAQIYQGKRVLLTGHTGFKGAWLAEWLISLGAELTGFALPPPTTPSLFDQLGLSSRLRHIEGDIRDLPAVQAAVYACKPDFVFHLAAQPLVRLSYSQPVETYATNVMGTVNILEAIRLAGLPCSVVAITTDKCYENKEWVHSYREEDPMGGHDPYSSSKGAAELVIASYRRSYFSSPDSPVKLASARAGNVIGGGDWALDRIVPDCIRALSRGETIPVRNKIATRPWQHVLEPLSGYLWLGACLSSSQLSAFSSQLPGAFNFGPALASNRTVAELVQEILKHWPGQWDDQSDPHALHEAKLLNLATDKAHHFLGWSPAWSFAETIAQTVRWYREANAAPTDLNALTTGQIAAYTKAAKTAGVSWAVDRRFIP; encoded by the coding sequence ATGTCGTTCGCCCAGATCTATCAAGGTAAGCGGGTATTATTGACCGGCCATACGGGATTTAAAGGCGCATGGTTAGCCGAGTGGCTCATATCGCTTGGCGCCGAGTTAACCGGTTTTGCGCTGCCTCCTCCCACCACGCCATCACTGTTTGATCAACTTGGGCTCAGCTCCCGCCTACGCCACATAGAAGGAGATATTCGTGATTTGCCTGCAGTACAGGCCGCTGTTTATGCTTGTAAGCCCGACTTCGTTTTCCACCTCGCCGCACAACCCTTGGTTCGGCTTTCTTATTCACAGCCTGTCGAAACCTATGCGACCAATGTGATGGGTACGGTAAACATTTTGGAAGCGATACGCTTGGCTGGTTTACCTTGTAGTGTCGTAGCTATCACCACCGATAAATGCTACGAGAACAAAGAGTGGGTCCACAGTTACCGTGAGGAAGATCCCATGGGCGGCCACGACCCCTACAGTTCCTCCAAAGGCGCCGCCGAGTTGGTCATCGCCTCGTACCGTCGCTCCTATTTTTCGTCCCCCGACTCCCCGGTCAAGCTGGCTTCAGCCCGCGCCGGCAACGTGATCGGCGGCGGCGACTGGGCGCTGGACCGCATCGTGCCGGACTGCATCCGTGCCCTCTCCCGCGGCGAAACAATTCCGGTGCGCAACAAGATCGCCACGCGCCCATGGCAGCACGTACTTGAACCCCTCTCCGGCTACCTCTGGCTAGGTGCCTGTTTAAGTAGCTCCCAGCTCTCAGCTTTTAGCTCTCAGCTTCCGGGTGCCTTCAACTTTGGCCCCGCCCTCGCCTCCAACCGCACCGTTGCCGAACTGGTCCAAGAAATCCTCAAACACTGGCCGGGGCAGTGGGATGATCAAAGCGATCCTCACGCCCTTCACGAAGCCAAGCTGCTTAACCTAGCGACAGACAAAGCCCACCATTTCCTCGGTTGGTCACCCGCTTGGTCGTTTGCCGAAACCATAGCCCAAACAGTACGCTGGTACCGTGAGGCCAATGCTGCCCCCACCGATCTCAACGCCCTCACCACGGGCCAGATTGCGGCATACACCAAAGCTGCGAAAACCGCTGGAGTCAGCTGGGCTGTTGACCGCCGCTTCATTCCCTAA
- the rfbF gene encoding glucose-1-phosphate cytidylyltransferase, protein MKAVILAGGLGTRISEETHLKPKPMVEIGGRPILWHVLKIYSAHGINDFVICAGYKGYIIKEYFANYFLHMSDVTFDMTGNTMEVHHRRSDPWRVTIVDTGENTMTGGRLKRVRDYLDEKPFCLTYGDGVGDVNITELIAFHQREGRQATLTGVQPPGRFGALNIDGHSVNSFQEKPEGDGSWINGGFFVLNPEVINLIEGDSTIWERQPLEALARQNQLSIHKHFGFWQPMDTLRDRQHLEELWSSGQAPWKTWK, encoded by the coding sequence ATGAAAGCAGTTATTCTCGCCGGCGGTCTCGGCACGCGTATCAGTGAAGAGACGCACCTCAAACCCAAGCCTATGGTCGAAATCGGTGGTCGGCCGATCCTTTGGCATGTGCTCAAGATTTATTCCGCCCACGGAATTAATGATTTTGTTATCTGTGCTGGCTATAAAGGGTACATCATCAAAGAGTACTTCGCTAACTACTTTTTGCACATGTCGGATGTCACCTTTGACATGACGGGTAACACCATGGAGGTTCATCACCGCCGTTCTGATCCTTGGCGGGTTACGATTGTCGATACCGGAGAAAACACCATGACCGGGGGCCGTCTTAAAAGGGTCCGCGACTACCTAGACGAGAAGCCCTTTTGCCTGACTTACGGCGACGGTGTTGGCGACGTCAATATCACCGAACTGATCGCCTTCCACCAGCGCGAAGGTCGTCAAGCCACCTTGACAGGCGTACAGCCCCCGGGGCGGTTTGGAGCACTCAATATCGATGGCCATTCGGTCAACAGTTTTCAAGAAAAGCCTGAGGGGGATGGGAGTTGGATCAACGGGGGTTTTTTTGTGCTCAATCCCGAGGTCATTAATTTGATCGAGGGTGATAGTACCATTTGGGAGCGTCAGCCGCTGGAAGCGCTCGCTCGCCAAAATCAACTCAGCATTCATAAACACTTTGGGTTCTGGCAACCTATGGACACTCTGCGCGATCGGCAGCACTTAGAGGAGCTTTGGTCCTCGGGGCAGGCTCCGTGGAAAACCTGGAAATAA
- a CDS encoding glycosyltransferase has translation MDKNFYRAFEERFRGSRETVKARLEVYRPLLASINILYPGSSALDLGCGRGEWLELLQESGFSPLGIDQDEGMLSACIEHGLPTKNGDALDYLKNLAPSSHAIISALHVVEHISFEKLQSLIADALKALLPGGLLILETPNPENLNVGAHTFHLDPTHVKPIPPNLLSFLCEYHGFSRVKLLRLQASSNNAIAGAPTLIDVLIGSSADYAIIAQKTAMGLTEYEFNAILSGNSGFDVVSMALRYEDKNIAAILEGKVLLQTLNVTIAEQKQFNVLLNQSIQRFDFALKEFRDKQVWRTYHDLNVPWHTHLYRSVVDITTFRKAPVFVHLGRALKTLVWGRDQRPDNSISAIDNTRPTNVDPEPFNINEGERRPKSLFIDVSITCHNDYKTGIQRVVRALTHELMNSTEHGFTVVPIYQAGDGYYWHYKQANNWLLVSTEGAARAVIEDTLVTFQAGDVYLVADLTGGLVVQAERAGLYNKLRAARVSVGFIAYDILPIHYPHFFPAETHSAFIDWLKSASRSADFMICISNTVKCNLSAWFASNVPLGGAVPLLGSFRLGSDIKNSIPSAGVPPDAVKFIEKIKSAPTFIMVGMLEPRKGHADILAAFSLLWAKRHDINLVFIGNTGWSVNSLMLSVKAHPELGQHFHHLTNVSDEFLELIYSNATCLIAASYDEGFGLPIVEAAQKKMPVIARDIRVFREVAGDHVHYFNSRSIEGIASSIEDWLSLYSMGCHPKSENLKWLTWKESSQELLAQIMYLSPQC, from the coding sequence ATGGATAAAAACTTTTACCGAGCATTTGAAGAGCGTTTTCGTGGTTCACGCGAAACGGTTAAAGCTCGATTGGAGGTATACCGCCCCCTCCTCGCGTCGATAAATATACTTTATCCCGGTTCCAGTGCGTTAGATCTAGGGTGTGGTCGAGGTGAGTGGTTGGAACTGCTCCAAGAATCAGGCTTTAGCCCACTCGGCATTGATCAAGATGAAGGTATGCTTTCTGCCTGTATTGAGCACGGGTTGCCTACTAAAAATGGGGATGCGCTGGATTATTTAAAGAATTTAGCCCCTAGCAGTCATGCGATTATTTCAGCACTTCATGTCGTTGAGCATATTAGTTTCGAGAAACTTCAGTCGTTGATTGCTGATGCGCTCAAGGCTCTTTTGCCCGGTGGCCTGCTAATACTCGAAACGCCCAATCCTGAGAATCTTAATGTCGGTGCGCATACTTTCCATCTCGACCCTACACACGTAAAACCGATCCCGCCGAATCTACTTTCATTTTTATGTGAATATCATGGCTTTAGTCGGGTTAAATTATTGAGATTGCAGGCCAGCAGTAATAACGCCATTGCGGGGGCGCCAACACTTATTGATGTTCTTATTGGCTCAAGTGCAGACTATGCCATTATTGCCCAAAAAACGGCAATGGGTTTAACGGAATATGAGTTTAATGCGATTTTATCTGGAAATTCTGGTTTTGACGTGGTTTCAATGGCGTTGCGGTATGAGGATAAAAACATTGCGGCAATATTGGAGGGTAAGGTTTTGCTCCAAACACTTAATGTCACCATCGCCGAACAAAAACAGTTCAATGTTCTTTTGAATCAGTCGATTCAGCGTTTCGATTTTGCGTTGAAAGAGTTTCGCGATAAACAGGTTTGGCGGACGTACCATGATTTAAATGTACCTTGGCACACCCATTTGTATCGGAGTGTGGTTGATATTACGACGTTTCGGAAGGCCCCTGTGTTTGTTCATTTGGGGCGCGCATTAAAGACTCTTGTTTGGGGGCGCGACCAAAGGCCCGACAATTCCATTTCTGCGATTGATAATACACGTCCGACAAATGTCGATCCGGAACCTTTTAATATTAATGAAGGTGAGCGGAGGCCTAAATCTTTGTTTATTGATGTTTCCATTACTTGTCATAATGACTATAAGACAGGAATTCAACGGGTTGTTCGTGCCCTCACGCACGAATTAATGAATTCGACCGAACATGGTTTTACCGTTGTTCCAATATACCAGGCCGGAGACGGTTATTATTGGCACTACAAACAGGCGAATAATTGGTTGCTTGTAAGTACGGAAGGGGCCGCTAGGGCCGTCATAGAAGACACGTTGGTCACTTTTCAGGCTGGTGACGTCTATCTTGTCGCCGACTTGACCGGGGGGTTGGTTGTGCAGGCCGAGCGGGCTGGTTTGTATAATAAACTTCGTGCCGCCAGGGTCTCTGTTGGGTTTATCGCCTATGACATCCTTCCAATTCATTATCCTCATTTTTTCCCCGCTGAGACGCATTCCGCATTTATTGATTGGCTGAAAAGTGCGTCCCGCTCAGCCGATTTCATGATTTGTATCTCGAATACCGTTAAGTGTAATTTGTCGGCTTGGTTTGCTTCGAATGTCCCTCTTGGGGGGGCAGTTCCTCTTCTGGGTTCTTTTCGCCTGGGTTCGGATATTAAGAACTCAATTCCCAGCGCAGGCGTTCCTCCAGATGCCGTTAAGTTTATTGAAAAAATAAAATCTGCGCCTACTTTTATCATGGTCGGGATGCTCGAACCGAGAAAAGGGCACGCCGATATTCTTGCCGCATTCAGTTTACTGTGGGCTAAACGTCATGATATTAATCTTGTTTTTATCGGAAATACCGGGTGGTCGGTTAACTCGCTGATGCTTTCAGTTAAAGCGCATCCCGAGTTGGGGCAGCACTTTCATCACCTCACTAATGTAAGTGATGAATTTCTTGAGTTAATATATTCGAATGCGACTTGTTTAATAGCTGCCTCTTATGATGAAGGCTTTGGGCTTCCTATTGTTGAGGCAGCCCAGAAGAAAATGCCTGTAATTGCGCGAGACATCAGGGTGTTTCGTGAAGTTGCAGGTGACCATGTGCATTATTTCAATAGTAGATCGATCGAAGGTATCGCTTCCTCGATTGAAGACTGGCTTTCGCTTTATTCGATGGGGTGTCACCCAAAGTCTGAAAATTTAAAATGGTTGACGTGGAAAGAGAGCAGCCAAGAACTATTGGCCCAGATCATGTATTTATCGCCGCAGTGTTAA
- a CDS encoding ABC transporter ATP-binding protein, with translation MSDDIAISVINVSKAYRIWRDPAARLKAPLWSTWQKFIAKRLKIGANSSKLPAYSLSPYYKDFYALKDVSIEVKKGEALGIIGMNGSGKSTLLQILAGTLSPTNGHASTQGRIAALLELGSGFNPEFSGRENIYLNCAVLGLSKDEIDKRLESIISFSELAEFIDQPVRTYSSGMVVRLAFSAISQVDPDILIVDEALAVGDAYFQHKCVARIRQFKEQGGTLLFVSHDPGAVKLICSRAILLDQGVIIKDGPADSVLDYYNSLIAKKQDGMLIVQQQGEAGKMKTRSGNGKAFIESIVIFDDKERPTLCFTSGARATIRCTVTFNEKIVCPTLGILIRDRLGMDIFGTNTFNQKQPLPETQAGSRLQIDIQIELSLGIGSYSLTAALHSERDHLGESYDWIDHALIFQIIPQNGRNFVGCVSLPCSFSAIKL, from the coding sequence ATGTCAGACGACATCGCAATTTCAGTCATAAACGTTAGCAAGGCCTACCGCATCTGGCGCGACCCAGCAGCCCGGCTCAAAGCACCGCTCTGGAGCACATGGCAGAAGTTTATAGCTAAGAGACTGAAGATAGGAGCTAACAGCTCCAAGCTCCCAGCGTACAGTTTAAGCCCTTATTACAAGGACTTCTACGCACTCAAGGACGTCTCCATTGAAGTCAAAAAAGGCGAAGCGCTGGGCATCATTGGTATGAATGGATCAGGGAAATCGACTCTATTGCAGATATTAGCTGGCACCCTCTCACCCACCAATGGGCATGCCTCCACTCAAGGCCGAATCGCAGCTCTACTTGAACTCGGTAGCGGATTTAATCCTGAATTCTCCGGGCGCGAAAACATTTACCTTAATTGCGCGGTACTCGGGCTTTCAAAAGATGAAATCGATAAACGTTTAGAGTCGATCATTAGCTTCTCGGAACTGGCTGAGTTTATTGACCAACCAGTCAGAACTTATTCAAGCGGTATGGTAGTGCGACTGGCGTTTTCAGCTATATCCCAAGTTGATCCCGATATATTGATTGTTGATGAAGCATTGGCGGTAGGTGACGCCTACTTTCAGCATAAATGTGTCGCTCGCATACGCCAATTTAAGGAGCAAGGTGGCACGCTACTGTTTGTGTCTCATGATCCGGGCGCCGTTAAGTTGATTTGTAGTCGAGCCATTCTACTTGATCAGGGTGTTATTATTAAAGATGGCCCGGCTGATTCCGTGCTGGATTATTATAATTCATTGATTGCCAAGAAACAAGACGGCATGTTGATTGTTCAACAACAAGGTGAAGCGGGGAAAATGAAAACAAGGTCGGGTAATGGTAAGGCATTCATCGAATCGATCGTTATTTTCGATGATAAAGAGCGGCCGACTCTTTGTTTTACCAGTGGGGCTAGAGCAACGATTCGTTGCACGGTCACTTTTAATGAAAAAATTGTCTGTCCGACCCTCGGTATTTTAATTCGTGACCGACTTGGAATGGATATTTTTGGCACCAATACTTTTAACCAAAAACAACCCCTGCCTGAAACACAGGCAGGATCGAGGCTGCAAATTGATATACAAATTGAGTTAAGTTTAGGCATTGGGTCATATTCACTCACTGCAGCACTACACTCCGAGCGTGACCACCTTGGGGAAAGTTACGATTGGATTGATCATGCTTTAATTTTTCAGATTATCCCACAAAATGGCAGGAACTTTGTTGGTTGTGTGTCTTTGCCCTGTAGCTTTTCGGCAATAAAGCTTTAA
- a CDS encoding ISL3 family transposase: MSISAHEHYRRLLLLPEPWEVTKVEEDILGLNVTVWLRWPDGAKVPCPVCGQLMPIYDRMKERSWRHRDVMQYRLELRCAVPRCDCEEHGVKTMHVPWAEPGSRFTSLFESFAVAVIASSRSLSQAAELLGLHWDSVQRIIDQAVERGLARRNLDGITRVGLDEKSFLRGQSYVSLMTDLTGRRVLDVVPGRDTGSGLKLWASLSKEQIDGIEAVAMDMGASFIAATHQAAPNADIVHDRFHVSKPMNEAVDHTRRDEAAELAAKGDDILKRTRFLWLHGIVPDDRKEHFEALLESNLRTAKAWAYKEQLVEFWGQPNADAGNTFFQLWYRSVMSSRLPRVKKVAKSLKAHLAGLLTYFKHRISNALTEGFNSKIQAIKADARGFRKFENYRTRILFFCGKLDLEPNFPPALTHSIP, from the coding sequence ATGAGCATAAGCGCACATGAACATTACCGGCGGTTGCTGTTGCTGCCGGAACCGTGGGAAGTAACCAAAGTGGAGGAAGACATTCTCGGACTAAACGTGACGGTCTGGTTACGATGGCCAGACGGGGCCAAGGTGCCGTGCCCAGTGTGCGGTCAGTTGATGCCTATTTACGACCGAATGAAGGAGCGGAGTTGGCGTCACCGTGATGTGATGCAATATCGACTCGAACTGCGGTGCGCGGTGCCCCGCTGCGATTGCGAGGAGCATGGTGTTAAAACGATGCACGTGCCGTGGGCCGAACCAGGCTCGCGGTTCACCTCGCTTTTTGAAAGCTTTGCCGTGGCCGTGATCGCCTCTAGCCGATCGCTAAGCCAAGCCGCCGAGTTGCTGGGACTTCATTGGGATAGTGTACAACGTATAATCGATCAGGCTGTTGAGCGAGGCTTGGCGCGGCGAAACCTCGACGGCATCACCCGAGTTGGCTTAGACGAAAAGAGTTTTTTGCGCGGTCAAAGCTACGTTTCATTGATGACCGATCTCACCGGTCGGCGGGTACTGGACGTGGTTCCAGGCCGGGATACAGGGAGTGGGTTAAAGCTTTGGGCATCATTATCAAAGGAGCAAATTGACGGGATTGAAGCCGTCGCGATGGACATGGGTGCATCCTTCATCGCCGCCACCCACCAGGCCGCGCCCAACGCTGACATCGTTCACGACCGCTTTCATGTTTCAAAGCCTATGAACGAGGCGGTCGATCATACCCGCCGGGATGAGGCCGCTGAACTCGCTGCCAAAGGCGATGACATCTTAAAACGCACTCGCTTTCTTTGGCTGCATGGCATCGTTCCTGATGACCGCAAAGAGCACTTCGAGGCGCTGCTGGAGTCCAATCTTCGTACGGCCAAGGCATGGGCTTATAAAGAGCAGCTGGTCGAGTTTTGGGGACAACCCAACGCCGATGCGGGTAATACTTTCTTCCAGCTGTGGTATCGCTCGGTTATGAGTAGCCGCCTGCCCAGAGTCAAAAAAGTAGCAAAGTCACTAAAAGCCCATCTGGCCGGATTACTGACTTACTTTAAGCACCGTATTTCGAATGCACTCACCGAGGGTTTTAATTCAAAAATCCAAGCAATTAAAGCCGATGCTCGTGGCTTCCGTAAGTTCGAAAACTATCGCACCCGTATTCTTTTCTTTTGTGGTAAACTCGACCTCGAGCCTAATTTCCCCCCAGCCCTAACCCACAGTATTCCGTGA
- a CDS encoding KilA-N domain-containing protein, whose translation MSKSEIRVQQTVVALMRINGRDFISLTDIARFKNPDEPKDVVKNWLRSRSTIEFLGLWEKINNPDFKGVEFDSFLRAAGTNSFTLSPNKWIEATNSIGLRSTVGRNGGTHAHPDIAFEFAAWISAEFKLFLIREFQRLKSNENEKQALEWNLTRSLSKINYRIHTDAIAQTLIPAEIVSGQAGLIYATEADLLNIALFGSSRFVVGSGIKAAKK comes from the coding sequence ATGTCAAAAAGTGAAATCAGGGTGCAACAAACCGTGGTCGCGCTCATGCGCATAAACGGTCGTGATTTCATTTCGCTGACCGATATCGCCCGATTTAAAAACCCAGATGAACCTAAAGATGTGGTTAAGAACTGGTTAAGAAGCCGCTCAACCATTGAATTTTTAGGGCTTTGGGAAAAAATCAACAACCCCGACTTTAAAGGGGTCGAATTCGACTCCTTTCTTCGAGCGGCAGGAACCAATAGTTTTACGTTGTCTCCAAATAAGTGGATTGAAGCCACAAATTCGATAGGACTACGAAGCACCGTGGGGCGTAATGGAGGCACCCATGCCCACCCCGATATAGCATTCGAGTTTGCCGCCTGGATTTCAGCCGAATTCAAATTGTTTTTGATTCGTGAGTTCCAGAGATTAAAATCCAACGAAAATGAGAAGCAGGCACTGGAATGGAATCTCACCCGAAGTTTGAGCAAAATAAATTACCGTATTCATACGGACGCGATAGCTCAAACCCTGATCCCAGCAGAAATCGTCTCAGGGCAAGCGGGTTTAATTTATGCCACGGAGGCAGACCTACTCAATATCGCTCTCTTTGGTTCTTCCCGTTTTGTTGTGGGTTCGGGCATAAAAGCAGCTAAAAAGTAA
- a CDS encoding DUF2442 domain-containing protein yields the protein MGVFKKLKIESYFNQVRAKDGTACWPEGQDFCPDMLYLESKPMVESLKT from the coding sequence ATAGGGGTATTTAAAAAACTAAAAATTGAGTCCTACTTCAATCAAGTAAGGGCGAAGGACGGTACGGCGTGTTGGCCAGAAGGCCAGGACTTCTGCCCGGATATGCTTTATCTGGAAAGTAAACCGATGGTTGAGTCGCTCAAAACCTAG